One Platichthys flesus chromosome 14, fPlaFle2.1, whole genome shotgun sequence genomic region harbors:
- the arhgef18a gene encoding rho guanine nucleotide exchange factor 18a (The sequence of the model RefSeq protein was modified relative to this genomic sequence to represent the inferred CDS: added 277 bases not found in genome assembly), which translates to MTVTPKKSSPQPASSSHSTSARSDPVQMDDVDGLRAKPLFLSEDSLSLASSFAEPINLEDSHYARLRSDLEFDAQNLEAESWSVAVDQNYLKALNKEAVNRQDVIYELMQTEMHHVRTLKILLYVYMHELRQSHLIDEARLEWLFPGVDTLLSLHQHFLNCLKVHLSQSQEEGSANSYQITQLGDILISQFSDQLGDEMMACYSVFCSHQKEGISYFKEQLQNNKKLQVLIRKLGQLPLVRRLGIPECFLLVTQRITKYPVLVERIIQNSEADTEEYTSLVQGLARIKETIFQVDAQVSEYEKAARLRDIIHHLEAKSQGRQKDGKLLRREDLIQGGRTLLHEGTITWKISGRQKEIHAVLLSDVLLLLQEKDQKLLFAAVDNKPSVISLQGLIIREVAQDDKAMFLICACTSSLPEMYEIHTRSIEERIAWMSLIREAVEQYPQEEQHRELIAKLQHCQDALKEWDDQIIQSLTGKQQIFAALYESVMEQETPHKGLLLRGDATDLQQGEILLKGAIDAVENLQILLCSGIKDANRPVDESEMQGGRLRRAETFAAGEGDSYANTMNSGDEAERPGSSEGSVPYISRSSSSPQLQGTFCSEGVEQSADDDILPEPDLNPASSHFPQAEVCDRVIMLAQMLHSLQAIVAQQTSQLELQRAFLSNSQQPTRHYSNVLLEREKQRNMEKQREELANLHKLQAQHREEQQRWEKEKERQRIQVEALEAQLQQREEECSKREEKLRGEKDELERQWENYQQDLERLRESTQSVEKERERLTQERERLEHLQEKFKSKLMQLPNSGHYEDPAQSLYSLPSFRSIVNGGGRVNLTQKPSILLISNPMDIPPKVPPRRESIHHQAAKSELPLHLISTTNQVLKPPAMQQQIPTKLAAQSKGKDKGSKSKGSHQRTNSAASIDVSQLLPIRVTGKEGGSMRAQRNASPQRIYQSDIFKPPGSAHSVKMSPSLSTHKKSSSDGPPPAPPPFPKEVLDAGKEKVIFL; encoded by the exons ATGACTGTCACCCCCAAAAAATCCAGTCCTCAgcctgcttcctcttctcacaGCACAAGTGCCAG ATCTGATCCAGTGCAGATGGATGACGTGGACGGCCTCCGGGCGaagcctctcttcctctcagagGACTCGCTGTCACTGGCTTCCTCCTTTGCTGAACCCATCAACCTAGAAG ATTCCCATTATGCTCGGCTGCGAAGTGATCTTGAGTTCGATGCCCAGAACCTGGAGGCGGAGTCCTGGAGTGTGGCTGTGGATCAGAACTACCTGAAGGCCCTGAACAAAGAGGC TTTTCAGATCAACTGGGAGATGAGATGATGGCGTGTTACAGTGTTTTCTGCAGCCACCAAAAAGAAGGCATCAGCTATTTCAAAGAGCAGCTGCAAAACAACAAGAAGCTGCAGGTTCTTATCAGG aAATTAGGTCAACTTCCTCTCGTGCGAAGGTTGGGGATCCCTGAATGTTTTCTATTGGTGACTCAACGCATCACAAAGTATCCCGTCCTGGTGGAGAGGATCATACAGAACAGTGAAG CTGACACAGAAGAGTACACGTCTCTGGTTCAAGGTTTAGCGCGAATCAAAGAAACCATCTTCCAGGTGGACGCTCAGGTGAGTGAATACGAGAAAGCTGCTCGTCTGAGGGACATCATCCATCATCTGGAGGCAAAGTCTCAGGGTCGACAGAAGGACGGGAAGCTGCTCCGCAGAGAGGATCTGATCCAGGGAGGCCGGACGCTGCTGCACGAAGGCACCATCACCTGGAAGATCTCCGGGAGACAGAAAG AGATCCATGCTGTGCTGCTGTCAGACGTGCTCCTCCTCTTACAAGAGAAAGATCAGAAGCTtctgtttgctgctgtg GACAACAAACCATCGGTGATCTCCCTTCAGGGGCTGATCATCAGGGAAGTGGCCCAGGACGACAAAGCCATGTTCCTGATCTGTGCCTGCACCTCCAGCCTGCCAGAGATGTACGAGATCCACACGCGCTCCATAGAGGAACGCATCGCCTGGATGTCGCTCATACGTGAAGCTGTGGAACA GTATCCACAAGAGGAGCAGCATCGGGAACTGATCGCTAAACTGCAGCATTGTCAAG ATGCTCTGAAGGAGTGGGATGATCAGATAATACAGAGTCTGACAGGGAAGCAGCAGATCTTTGCTGCTCTCTATGAGAGTGTGATGGAGCAGGAAACACCACACAAAGGCCTGCTGCTCCGAGGAGATGCTACTGACCTGCAGCAGGGGGAGATCCTCCTCAAAGGAGCCATTGATGCGG TGGAAAACCTGCAGATCCTGCTCTGCTCAGGAATAAAGGACGCAAACCGTCCAGTGGACGAGAGTGAGATGCAGGGAGGGAGGCTGAGGCGGGCCGAGACCTTTGCAGCCGGCGAAGGCGACTCCTATGCAAACACCATGAACA GCGGGGATGAGGCTGAGAGGCCGGGCAGCAGCGAGGGCAGTGTCCCGTACATCagtcgcagcagcagcagtcctcAGCTCCAGGGAACGTTCTGCTCTGAAGGTGTGGAACAATCT GCTGATGATGACATACTCCCTGAGCCAGACCTGAATCCAGCCTCCAGTCACTTCCCTCAGGCAGAG GTGTGTGACAGGGTCATAATGCTTGCACAGATGCTCCACAGCCTACAG GCAATCGTAGCCCAGCAGACCAGCCAGCTCGAGCTGCAGCGCGCTTTCCTGTCCAACAGCCAGCAGCCCACTCGCCATTACAGCAACGTGCTGCTGGAGCGGGAGAAGCAGCGCAACAtggagaagcagagggaggagctCGCCAACCTGCACAAGCTGCAGGCGCAGCAccgggaggagcagcagcgctgggagaaggagaaggagcggCAGAGGATTCAGGTGGAGGCCCTGGAGGCTCAgctccagcagagggaggaggagtgcaGCAAGcgggaggagaagctgagaggGGAGAAGGACGAGCTGGAGAGGCAGTGGGAGAACTACCAGCAGGACCTGGAGAGGCTGAGGGAGTCGACGCAATCGGTGGAGAAGGAGCGCGAGCGGCTGACGCAGGAGAGAGAGCGTTTGGAGCATCTCCAGGAGAAGTTCAAGTCCAAATTAATGCAGCTTCCAAACTCAGGACACTATGAGGATCCGGCACAA AGTCTCTACAGTTTGCCATCATTCAGGAGCATCGTGAACGGAGGTGGGCGTGTGAACCTGACTCAAAAGCCCAGCATCTTGCTCATCTCCAATCCCATGGACATTCCTCCAAAGGTTCCACCCCGCAGAGAGAGCATCCACCACCAGGCGGCAAAATCCGAGCTGCCCCTCCACCTGATCAGCACCACCAACCAGGTGCTCAAACCCCCGGccatgcagcagcagatcccCACCAAGCTGGCCGCTCAGTCCAAGGGGAAGGACAAGGGCTCCAAGAGCAAAGGGTCTCACCAAAGAACAAACAGTGCAG cCTCTATAGATGTGAGCCAGCTGCTGCCCATCCGAGTGACGGGGAAAGAAGGAGGCAGCATGAGAGCCCAGAGGAACGCCAGCCCTCAGAGAATCTACCAATCGG ACATCTTCAAACCTCCGGGATCTGCCCACAGTGTGAAAATGTCTCCGTCGTTAAGCACACACAAGAAGAGCAGCAGCGACGGtcctccaccagcaccacctccttTCCCCAAAGAGGTTCTTGACGCAGGCAAAGAGAAGGTGATCTTcctttaa